The following are encoded in a window of Chryseobacterium sp. genomic DNA:
- a CDS encoding efflux RND transporter permease subunit produces the protein MIKKFINRPVLSTVISILIVILGILGLVALPVTQYPDIAPPTVRISANYTGANAQTVMNSVIIPIEEQVNGVEGMDYISSSAGNNGSASIQVFFKQGINPDIAAVNVQNQVQRALPLLPSEVTRSGVQVNKQQTSALMFLSFYTSNPDLDEVWLQNYMNINIIPAIKRVNGVGDASAFGGKTYSMRIWLDPAKMAAYGLEPSEVSEVISEQSREAAAGQLGENSGSSFQYVITYKGKHDEVEEYENIVVRALGNGEYLRLKDVADIKLDALSYGGIGENNGRRSVSMGIFQTPGSNAQNIIKDIKALLEETEKTLPEGIGYSINFDTNDFLEASISKVIVTLIEAFVLVFLVVFLFLQDFRSTLIPAIAVPVSIIGTLFFLNLLGYSLNLLTLFALVLAIGIVVDDAIVVVEAVHAKLEQGFTDAKKATVSAMDEITGAIISITLVMAAVFIPVTFLQGPTGVFYQQFGITLIIAILISAVNALTLSPVLCSLFLKPSAHHHKAYSEMNFGQKFFAKFNIGFRAVTNKYGRSFVYLLRHKWITLLIFAAGALTFWWANSTMPTGFIPKEDRGIIFTDVQLPPGSSMERTYNVLKDLQEEARKIPGVQNVTFTASRGFMSGQGSNVGQAFVRLKPFDERGKEDGQDVETITKKLFGLTGKYPDAKIVFFSPPSVPGFGQSDGFSAVLLDKSGGELTELNSVTQEFIGSLMQRPEIQFASTSFNTNYPQYEMVINVPRAKESGVSVNNILSTMQGYIGGIYSSDFTKYGKQFRVMIQALPDNRKSPESLNGLYVKTNSGAMAPISQFLTLERSFGPQSIERYNLFTSVSISGSTNPGFSTGDAIKAVQETAANLPGDYDVEFTGLTKEEMNAGSQTYIIFLLSFIFVYFILAAQYESYILPFAVILSLPLGVIGAYFGQRVFGLENNIYFQIAIIMLIGLLAKNAILIVEFALQRRHHGETLAMSAINAAKARLRPILMTSFAFIFGMLPLVFASGIGSVGNRSIGTGAAMGLLIGTFFGLLAIPVLYVIFQALHEKIVPIKKEKVNLSE, from the coding sequence ATGATTAAAAAATTTATAAACAGACCGGTACTTTCAACGGTTATATCGATTCTGATCGTCATCCTGGGTATCCTGGGTCTGGTGGCCCTGCCGGTGACTCAGTATCCGGATATCGCGCCGCCTACGGTCCGGATTTCGGCCAATTACACGGGTGCCAATGCGCAAACGGTGATGAACAGTGTGATTATTCCGATAGAAGAGCAGGTGAACGGGGTGGAAGGCATGGATTATATTTCGTCCTCGGCCGGTAATAACGGTTCAGCTTCTATCCAGGTGTTTTTTAAGCAGGGAATTAACCCCGATATCGCCGCGGTGAACGTGCAAAACCAGGTTCAGCGTGCGCTTCCTTTGCTGCCCTCGGAGGTGACGCGGTCCGGAGTTCAGGTAAATAAGCAGCAGACGAGTGCCCTGATGTTCCTTTCCTTTTATACGTCGAATCCGGATCTTGATGAAGTTTGGCTTCAGAACTATATGAACATCAACATTATTCCGGCCATTAAAAGGGTGAATGGAGTTGGTGATGCTTCCGCTTTTGGCGGAAAAACCTATTCCATGAGGATCTGGCTGGATCCCGCGAAAATGGCGGCTTATGGTCTGGAGCCTTCCGAAGTTTCGGAAGTCATCAGCGAACAGTCGCGCGAAGCGGCAGCCGGACAGTTGGGTGAGAACAGCGGAAGTTCCTTTCAGTATGTAATTACATACAAGGGAAAGCATGACGAGGTGGAAGAATATGAAAATATTGTGGTACGCGCGCTTGGCAACGGTGAATATCTGCGGCTGAAAGATGTGGCCGATATTAAACTCGATGCTTTGTCCTACGGGGGTATCGGTGAAAATAACGGGCGCCGTTCGGTAAGTATGGGTATTTTCCAGACACCGGGTTCCAACGCGCAGAATATCATCAAAGATATTAAAGCTTTACTGGAAGAAACCGAAAAGACCCTTCCTGAGGGAATAGGCTACAGCATTAACTTTGATACCAATGACTTCCTGGAAGCCTCCATCAGTAAAGTGATTGTAACTTTAATCGAAGCGTTCGTCCTGGTGTTCCTGGTGGTGTTCCTGTTCCTTCAGGATTTCCGTTCCACGCTGATTCCCGCCATTGCGGTACCAGTATCCATTATCGGTACATTATTTTTTCTGAATTTGCTTGGTTATTCCCTGAACCTGCTTACTCTTTTCGCGCTTGTTCTGGCAATTGGTATTGTGGTAGATGATGCCATTGTGGTGGTAGAAGCTGTACATGCCAAGCTGGAACAGGGCTTTACGGATGCCAAGAAAGCGACGGTCTCTGCCATGGACGAAATCACAGGGGCCATTATCTCTATTACCCTTGTTATGGCGGCGGTATTTATTCCGGTGACCTTCCTGCAGGGACCCACGGGGGTTTTCTATCAGCAGTTCGGTATTACGCTGATCATTGCGATCCTGATCTCTGCGGTGAATGCCCTTACCTTAAGTCCCGTCCTTTGTTCTCTTTTCCTGAAACCGTCTGCTCATCATCATAAAGCGTATTCAGAGATGAATTTCGGCCAGAAATTCTTCGCCAAATTCAATATCGGTTTCCGTGCGGTCACTAATAAATACGGTCGTTCGTTTGTTTACCTGCTACGGCACAAGTGGATTACCCTGCTGATTTTTGCGGCGGGTGCCTTAACCTTCTGGTGGGCCAATTCCACCATGCCTACAGGATTTATTCCGAAGGAAGACCGTGGGATTATCTTTACCGATGTTCAGCTGCCGCCGGGCTCATCCATGGAACGAACCTATAATGTGCTGAAAGACCTTCAGGAAGAAGCCCGTAAGATTCCGGGGGTACAGAATGTCACCTTTACTGCCAGCCGTGGATTTATGTCGGGTCAGGGTTCCAATGTGGGTCAGGCTTTCGTAAGACTGAAACCATTTGATGAAAGAGGAAAGGAAGACGGTCAGGATGTGGAAACCATCACCAAAAAACTGTTTGGTCTCACGGGAAAGTACCCGGACGCGAAAATTGTATTCTTTTCGCCGCCAAGTGTTCCAGGTTTCGGGCAGAGTGACGGTTTCTCGGCAGTTCTGCTGGATAAATCAGGCGGTGAACTTACCGAGCTCAACAGTGTAACCCAGGAATTTATAGGTTCGCTGATGCAGCGACCTGAAATTCAGTTTGCATCTACTAGTTTCAATACGAATTATCCTCAGTACGAAATGGTCATCAACGTACCGCGTGCCAAGGAAAGTGGAGTTTCGGTAAACAATATCTTGAGTACGATGCAGGGTTATATTGGCGGGATCTATTCCTCCGACTTTACCAAATACGGAAAACAGTTCCGGGTAATGATACAGGCCCTGCCGGACAACAGGAAATCTCCGGAAAGCCTGAATGGACTCTATGTGAAGACCAATTCAGGAGCCATGGCGCCTATTTCCCAGTTCCTGACGCTGGAACGTTCTTTCGGGCCGCAGTCCATTGAACGCTATAACCTTTTTACCTCGGTGAGTATCAGCGGATCCACCAACCCCGGATTTTCGACAGGTGATGCCATTAAGGCTGTACAGGAAACAGCTGCCAACCTTCCGGGTGATTATGATGTGGAATTCACCGGTCTTACCAAGGAGGAAATGAACGCCGGATCGCAAACCTATATTATCTTCCTGCTGAGTTTTATCTTCGTGTACTTCATCCTTGCGGCGCAGTACGAGAGTTATATACTTCCGTTTGCGGTGATTCTCTCGCTGCCGCTGGGTGTAATCGGTGCCTATTTCGGACAAAGGGTCTTTGGCCTGGAGAACAATATCTATTTCCAGATTGCCATCATCATGCTGATCGGGCTTTTGGCCAAAAATGCAATTCTTATTGTTGAATTTGCACTGCAGCGCCGGCATCACGGAGAAACCCTTGCCATGTCGGCAATCAATGCCGCGAAAGCCCGACTGAGGCCTATACTGATGACGTCCTTCGCCTTTATATTCGGTATGTTGCCGCTGGTATTTGCAAGCGGAATTGGCTCTGTGGGTAATAGGTCCATTGGTACAGGGGCAGCTATGGGACTTCTGATCGGTACTTTCTTCGGCCTGCTGGCCATTCCTGTGCTGTACGTTATTTTTCAGGCACTGCACGAAAAGATAGTTCCGATAAAAAAGGAGAAGGTCAATTTGAGCGAATAG
- a CDS encoding transcriptional regulator, protein MPKTLKIDQHIFQDLVTFYSETFHLPPLAAKIYAYLLFDFEKKGISFDEFVEIFCASKSSVSSNISILLTMQLIQDFNKINERKRYFVVNDNFLKMRYTQIIERLSKELEILDSIQEFRGETDEKYRVYKELMTTNINNIKNSLSKL, encoded by the coding sequence ATGCCTAAAACACTGAAGATTGACCAGCATATTTTTCAGGATCTGGTCACCTTTTACAGCGAAACCTTTCATCTTCCGCCTCTTGCGGCCAAGATTTATGCCTACCTGCTTTTCGACTTCGAAAAGAAGGGAATCAGTTTTGATGAGTTCGTTGAAATTTTCTGTGCCAGCAAAAGTTCGGTGTCCTCCAATATCAGTATCCTCCTCACGATGCAGCTTATTCAGGATTTCAATAAAATCAACGAAAGAAAGCGCTATTTTGTGGTGAACGACAACTTCCTGAAAATGCGCTACACCCAGATTATTGAGCGCCTGAGTAAGGAGCTTGAAATCCTGGACAGTATTCAGGAGTTCCGCGGCGAGACCGACGAAAAATACAGGGTGTACAAGGAACTGATGACTACCAACATCAACAATATCAAGAATTCACTAAGCAAACTATAA
- a CDS encoding efflux transporter outer membrane subunit — MFKIKYTVLTLSAAWVLTSCVARQPYDREVLGVNENVFRTDRIPRDSASIATVSWREIFTDPVLQNHIQKGLDNNLDIRIALQNISVAESYLKQRKAAYQPTLSVGPNYTFQTQSLNTQLGRIVGGSRRYINVLGLEGDISWEADIWGKLKAEQKAQWAAYLGTVAAHREVKTDLVAAIASAYYQLLTFDEQKRVINETITLRNKNLETTRALKESGILTEVAVQQSEALVYNAQALLLDIDVQISMLENTISLLKGEAPQSIARSTISQQEMPASFPLGYSANLLSNRGDVMEAEARLIQAYELTDAARAQFYPSLRISGSTGLQSIELDKFFSVNSIFATVVGSLVQPILNKRQIRTNYEVSLYNRQIAYLNFRKTLLNAGKEVSDALKMYETQDQFIALKEKEVAAYRNSVDYSQELVNYGMANYLEVLNSSVNALSAELNIANAQYTKLRSAVELYQALGGGWR; from the coding sequence ATTTTTAAGATTAAATATACAGTTCTCACCCTTTCAGCTGCTTGGGTGCTCACCTCATGCGTGGCCAGGCAGCCCTATGACCGCGAAGTTTTGGGTGTGAACGAAAATGTTTTCCGCACCGACCGCATTCCGCGGGACAGTGCCAGCATCGCCACAGTTTCCTGGCGTGAAATATTTACCGATCCGGTACTGCAGAACCATATCCAGAAAGGTTTGGATAATAACCTGGACATCAGGATTGCGCTGCAGAATATCTCTGTAGCCGAATCCTATCTGAAACAGCGAAAGGCGGCCTATCAGCCTACTTTGTCTGTGGGACCAAACTACACCTTCCAAACCCAGTCGCTGAATACGCAACTGGGCCGGATTGTGGGCGGCAGCCGGCGCTACATCAATGTACTGGGCCTTGAAGGTGATATTTCGTGGGAGGCAGATATCTGGGGGAAACTGAAAGCAGAGCAGAAAGCACAGTGGGCGGCCTACCTCGGAACCGTTGCTGCACACCGTGAAGTGAAAACCGACCTGGTGGCGGCTATTGCCTCTGCCTATTACCAGCTGCTGACTTTTGATGAGCAAAAAAGGGTCATTAACGAGACCATAACCCTGCGCAATAAAAATCTGGAAACTACCCGGGCGCTTAAAGAATCCGGTATCCTTACCGAAGTTGCGGTGCAGCAAAGTGAAGCACTGGTGTATAATGCCCAGGCACTTCTGCTGGACATTGATGTTCAGATTTCCATGCTGGAGAATACCATCAGCTTACTGAAGGGTGAGGCTCCCCAAAGTATTGCACGCTCCACTATCAGTCAGCAGGAAATGCCTGCCAGTTTCCCTCTCGGGTATTCGGCTAACCTGCTCTCGAATCGGGGCGATGTTATGGAGGCAGAGGCAAGACTGATTCAGGCCTACGAACTGACAGACGCTGCCCGAGCGCAGTTTTATCCGAGTTTAAGAATCAGCGGAAGTACTGGGCTGCAGAGTATAGAGCTCGATAAGTTTTTCAGCGTAAATTCCATTTTCGCTACCGTTGTGGGAAGTTTGGTGCAGCCCATCCTGAACAAGAGGCAGATCCGCACCAATTACGAGGTAAGTCTTTATAACAGACAGATCGCCTATCTGAACTTCCGGAAAACGCTGCTGAATGCCGGTAAGGAAGTTTCAGACGCCCTGAAGATGTATGAAACACAGGATCAGTTTATCGCACTGAAAGAAAAGGAAGTTGCCGCTTACCGTAATTCCGTGGACTATTCCCAGGAATTGGTGAACTACGGTATGGCTAATTATCTGGAGGTACTGAACTCCAGCGTAAACGCCCTCAGTGCAGAACTGAACATTGCCAATGCCCAATATACGAAGCTAAGATCGGCGGTTGAACTTTATCAGGCGCTGGGCGGCGGATGGCGTTAA
- a CDS encoding Crp/Fnr family transcriptional regulator, translated as MQKGELLLSAGEVCKSTYFVEEGLLRMFSTDRNGKEHIIQFAPEKWLMSDRSSLYFNEKSNYYIEAVENSKVLLLTPDFFRNLNLQFPGTIANNDLLLQKHIRNLQNRVNSLLSDTAQERYLDFIKMYPDLMQRVPQWMVASYLGITPESLSRVRKDLVKKNV; from the coding sequence TTGCAGAAAGGGGAACTGCTGTTAAGTGCGGGTGAAGTTTGCAAATCGACTTATTTTGTGGAAGAAGGACTGCTGCGCATGTTCTCCACCGATCGGAACGGAAAGGAACACATCATTCAGTTTGCACCCGAAAAATGGCTGATGTCCGACAGGAGTTCACTTTACTTCAATGAAAAGTCCAATTATTATATTGAAGCGGTTGAGAATTCAAAGGTACTGCTGCTGACACCCGATTTTTTCCGCAACCTGAACCTTCAGTTTCCCGGCACCATTGCGAATAATGACCTACTGCTCCAAAAACATATACGTAACCTTCAGAACCGTGTGAATTCCCTGCTTTCTGATACCGCGCAGGAGCGTTATCTCGATTTCATCAAGATGTATCCGGATCTTATGCAGCGCGTACCTCAATGGATGGTAGCCTCGTATCTTGGGATTACACCTGAAAGTCTGAGCAGAGTACGTAAGGACCTGGTAAAGAAGAATGTTTGA
- a CDS encoding efflux RND transporter periplasmic adaptor subunit → MQNKIILFSLAALAVTACKKTDDKPPQGPKAVNTVQVETRNVTAYSEYPASIQGRVNNEVRAKIQGYITQVLVDEGQYVTKGQPLFRLETYSLSQTAAAANAGIGAARSNVAAAEASVTAAQAGVNAAKVEVDKLRPLVEKNIISSVQLQTAQANLARAQAQLQQAVAAKQQAGAGVSQAQATYQGVRENINYSVIRSPISGVLGKINMRNGSLVGPSDPMPISTVSDTSGLYAYFSMNEREYLDFLKNSYGSTLAEKLKNMPMVELVLANGDVYKEKGRIEAVTGAIDPSTGSIQFRVSLPNPDKLLSNGNSGTIRVPRMYDGVLVVPESATYEQQGLVYVYKVEKDTAKSAVIDVTDRAGNMVIIKSGAKKGETVVAEGTGGLKSGTPVKPTPVKFDDIVNAIKPIF, encoded by the coding sequence ATGCAGAATAAGATTATACTTTTCAGTCTGGCCGCTCTGGCTGTGACTGCGTGCAAGAAAACCGACGACAAACCGCCACAGGGACCCAAGGCCGTTAACACCGTGCAGGTAGAGACGCGTAATGTAACCGCCTATTCGGAATATCCGGCCTCTATACAGGGTAGGGTGAACAATGAGGTCAGGGCCAAGATCCAGGGATACATCACCCAGGTTCTGGTGGATGAAGGTCAATATGTGACCAAGGGTCAGCCCCTCTTCCGCCTCGAGACCTATTCCTTAAGTCAGACTGCCGCGGCTGCTAATGCCGGAATCGGCGCGGCGCGTTCCAATGTTGCCGCCGCTGAGGCGAGTGTGACAGCTGCACAGGCAGGTGTAAACGCCGCAAAAGTAGAGGTGGACAAGCTTCGTCCGCTGGTGGAGAAGAATATTATCAGTTCCGTACAGCTGCAGACCGCGCAGGCCAATCTGGCCAGGGCACAAGCCCAGCTTCAGCAGGCTGTTGCTGCTAAACAGCAGGCAGGCGCGGGTGTTTCGCAGGCGCAGGCTACCTATCAGGGCGTGAGGGAAAATATTAACTATTCCGTGATCCGTTCACCCATCTCGGGTGTACTGGGGAAAATCAATATGAGGAACGGAAGCCTGGTGGGGCCTTCCGATCCCATGCCCATCTCCACCGTGTCGGATACAAGCGGCCTCTATGCTTATTTCTCCATGAACGAAAGGGAATATCTTGATTTTCTTAAGAATTCCTATGGGTCAACGCTGGCGGAAAAACTCAAAAACATGCCCATGGTGGAGCTGGTACTTGCCAATGGCGACGTCTATAAAGAAAAAGGTCGCATTGAAGCCGTAACCGGAGCCATTGATCCGTCCACCGGAAGCATACAGTTCCGTGTATCGCTGCCTAACCCGGATAAACTGCTGAGCAATGGCAACAGCGGTACCATACGTGTTCCGCGTATGTATGACGGTGTATTGGTGGTTCCTGAAAGCGCCACTTATGAGCAGCAGGGTCTGGTGTATGTTTATAAGGTGGAAAAGGATACAGCGAAATCCGCTGTCATCGATGTGACCGACCGCGCCGGAAATATGGTGATCATTAAAAGCGGTGCCAAAAAAGGCGAGACCGTGGTGGCAGAAGGCACAGGCGGTCTTAAATCGGGAACACCTGTAAAGCCTACGCCGGTGAAGTTTGATGATATTGTAAATGCGATAAAGCCCATATTCTAA
- a CDS encoding ADP-ribosylglycohydrolase family protein: MMKNSILGAIAGDIIGSVYEFNNHRSKDFPLFNDRAKFTDDSVMTLAVADALTNGRDMAATLKDYGRKYPNRGYGGRFYHWLVSPKNEAYNSFGNGSAMRASAAGFMAGSVTQASLLGRMSAEVTHNHPEGIKGAKAVSVAVFMAKAGHSKEEIRNVVTELYDYDLNFTCDHIRYSYKFNETCQETVPQALVAFLDSVSYEDTIRNAISIGGDSDTIACIAGGIASAYYGGVPSQIRHYALSKLTPELVHKVIEFENFR; this comes from the coding sequence ATGATGAAAAACAGCATTTTAGGCGCTATCGCAGGAGACATTATCGGGTCGGTGTATGAGTTCAATAATCACCGCTCCAAAGATTTTCCGCTATTTAATGACAGAGCTAAATTTACGGATGACTCAGTGATGACTCTTGCGGTCGCCGATGCACTGACTAACGGCCGGGACATGGCTGCCACATTAAAGGACTACGGCCGCAAATACCCCAACCGCGGATATGGCGGCAGGTTCTACCATTGGCTCGTCTCCCCGAAAAATGAGGCTTACAACAGTTTCGGAAATGGTTCGGCTATGCGTGCCAGTGCAGCAGGATTTATGGCGGGTTCCGTAACGCAGGCAAGCCTCCTGGGACGTATGTCTGCTGAAGTGACCCACAATCATCCGGAAGGCATAAAGGGCGCGAAGGCAGTTTCAGTTGCTGTATTTATGGCTAAAGCCGGCCACTCCAAAGAGGAGATACGTAATGTGGTTACTGAACTTTATGATTATGACCTGAATTTCACCTGCGATCATATCCGTTACAGTTATAAGTTTAATGAGACGTGCCAGGAGACGGTTCCTCAGGCACTGGTAGCATTTCTGGACTCCGTCAGTTATGAAGACACCATACGGAACGCGATCTCAATTGGTGGGGACAGTGATACGATAGCCTGTATTGCCGGCGGCATCGCATCTGCATACTACGGTGGCGTACCTTCACAGATCCGGCATTATGCATTATCCAAACTCACTCCCGAACTTGTACATAAGGTGATTGAATTCGAAAATTTCAGATGA
- a CDS encoding DUF2911 domain-containing protein, which produces MKKLLVSAFLVVSLSAAAQYSLPAKSPRQTVEQQFSTSKITVDYGRPGVRGRKVLGELVPYGKVWRAGANGATKVTFAQAVNFGGKTVPAGTYGLFINPTDKEWKIILNKDAQQWGAYEYDEKLNVSEVSVPVQKMTEKQEWFEIELNPVDDHALDMVIKWDMTKVTVPVKVAKPEAVSRIVEKLREINTIEREK; this is translated from the coding sequence ATGAAGAAACTATTAGTAAGCGCATTTCTTGTGGTCTCCCTTTCGGCGGCGGCGCAGTACAGCCTACCGGCAAAAAGTCCGAGACAGACAGTTGAGCAGCAGTTTTCAACATCAAAAATTACAGTGGATTATGGCAGGCCCGGCGTTAGAGGACGTAAAGTTTTAGGCGAACTTGTGCCTTACGGAAAGGTATGGCGAGCCGGTGCCAACGGTGCTACCAAGGTAACTTTCGCACAGGCTGTAAATTTTGGCGGAAAAACCGTACCTGCCGGAACCTACGGTCTGTTTATAAACCCAACCGACAAGGAATGGAAAATCATTTTAAATAAAGATGCCCAACAGTGGGGCGCCTATGAATACGATGAAAAACTGAATGTATCGGAGGTATCCGTGCCGGTTCAGAAAATGACTGAAAAGCAGGAATGGTTTGAGATTGAACTTAACCCTGTTGATGATCATGCGCTGGATATGGTGATAAAATGGGACATGACCAAGGTGACGGTTCCGGTGAAGGTGGCCAAGCCTGAGGCGGTTTCACGGATAGTGGAAAAACTGCGCGAAATCAATACGATTGAGCGTGAGAAATAG
- a CDS encoding GNAT family N-acetyltransferase, with protein sequence MALTPTLRKANPDDVPIIWDILSGAIQLRKEQGSAQWQDGYPNLQTVENDIAQDQGYVYDSGDELIGYLAIILNTEPAYDEIEGQWHSDGDFYVVHRLAVARETAGTGVATSILKEVEHLALKNKIFSIRADTNYDNAAMLKIFNNLDYVYCGEVYFRGSARKAFEKLLR encoded by the coding sequence TTGGCTCTTACTCCCACCCTCCGAAAAGCAAATCCAGACGATGTTCCAATAATCTGGGACATCCTGAGCGGCGCTATACAACTGCGAAAAGAACAGGGCTCGGCGCAGTGGCAGGACGGCTATCCTAACCTGCAAACCGTAGAAAACGATATTGCGCAGGACCAGGGTTATGTTTATGATTCCGGCGACGAACTCATTGGATATCTAGCCATTATTCTAAACACTGAACCGGCCTACGATGAAATTGAGGGCCAGTGGCATAGCGATGGTGATTTCTATGTAGTTCACCGCCTGGCGGTAGCCCGTGAGACGGCCGGAACCGGCGTGGCAACTTCCATTCTGAAAGAGGTTGAGCATCTTGCGCTTAAAAACAAAATTTTCAGCATACGCGCCGATACCAATTATGATAACGCAGCCATGCTGAAAATCTTTAATAATCTGGATTACGTGTACTGTGGCGAAGTGTACTTCCGCGGCAGCGCACGCAAAGCTTTTGAGAAATTATTGCGATAA